One part of the Bdellovibrio sp. KM01 genome encodes these proteins:
- the kdpC gene encoding potassium-transporting ATPase subunit KdpC gives MKNLWIGLRIFTVLSLVTGIAYPLLVTGIGAAAFPDQVRGSLVMKNDMVVGSSLLGQKFIGEGYFKPRPSAVDYNGASSGASNMSPTNEALKKAIAERQAQGLTREMLYASGSGLDPEISPEAANDQVERIAKERKLTAAQTELVSHLVQEYTQSRQWGFMGEPRVNVLKLNLALDQKL, from the coding sequence ATGAAAAATCTTTGGATTGGTCTTCGCATTTTTACTGTTTTGTCTCTAGTTACGGGAATAGCTTATCCTCTGTTGGTCACGGGAATCGGTGCTGCCGCATTTCCTGATCAAGTTCGAGGATCATTAGTTATGAAAAATGATATGGTGGTGGGTTCGTCTTTGTTGGGACAGAAATTCATCGGTGAAGGCTATTTTAAACCCCGTCCCTCGGCTGTGGATTATAATGGCGCAAGTTCGGGGGCCAGCAATATGTCTCCGACAAATGAAGCTTTAAAGAAAGCAATTGCTGAGCGTCAGGCTCAGGGCTTAACGCGAGAAATGCTCTATGCATCTGGAAGCGGATTGGATCCTGAGATCAGTCCTGAGGCAGCAAACGACCAAGTGGAACGAATCGCCAAGGAGCGTAAATTAACGGCGGCGCAGACAGAGCTAGTCAGTCACCTAGTTCAGGAATACACTCAATCTAGGCAGTGGGGTTTCATGGGTGAGCCCCGTGTGAATGTTTTAAAGCTTAATTTGGCTTTGGATCAGAAATTATGA
- a CDS encoding chalcone isomerase family protein — MKTIILSLITSALSFSANAALLKTEAGNQKMEKIALSPSATTNVDGEDVKLTEVGAGLRAKKVVFVNVKVYVGELYVADLAKFKKADALASLKDQKAVAIQLHFLRAVDGENVQKSFKEALTANAVSLDDASLKQFLDAVSKGGEAKEGKALTILGSRMKDGSEKISYETTAGTVTEIKGSSGLIEKVFSIWLGKPADDGVAELKKSLLKD, encoded by the coding sequence ATGAAAACAATCATTTTGTCTCTAATCACTTCCGCTTTGTCTTTCTCTGCAAATGCCGCTCTTTTAAAAACAGAAGCTGGCAATCAAAAAATGGAGAAAATCGCACTATCCCCTTCCGCTACGACAAATGTAGATGGTGAAGACGTAAAACTGACGGAAGTTGGTGCGGGACTTCGCGCCAAGAAAGTCGTTTTTGTTAACGTAAAAGTCTATGTCGGTGAACTTTATGTCGCTGATCTGGCGAAATTCAAAAAAGCAGATGCCTTGGCTTCTTTAAAAGACCAAAAGGCAGTAGCAATTCAACTTCACTTCTTGCGTGCAGTAGATGGTGAAAATGTTCAGAAATCCTTCAAAGAAGCCCTCACTGCGAACGCTGTGAGTTTGGATGATGCTTCCCTTAAACAATTCCTAGATGCAGTTTCTAAAGGCGGCGAAGCAAAAGAAGGAAAAGCTCTGACAATTCTGGGTTCTCGCATGAAAGATGGATCAGAAAAGATTTCTTATGAAACAACCGCAGGTACAGTGACTGAAATCAAAGGGTCTTCTGGACTGATTGAAAAAGTGTTTTCAATTTGGTTGGGTAAGCCTGCCGATGACGGCGTCGCAGAACTTAAAAAATCGCTGCTAAAAGATTAA
- the kdpA gene encoding potassium-transporting ATPase subunit KdpA encodes MAFAGVDLVQVIAALMAVIFMTPLLGTYMFKIFSGQRNVLISILRPLEKAVYKVSGVQESGEMNWKEYAKTLLIFNFIGLVFLMLLQMVQAHLPLNPEKLGNVSWHLAFNTAVSFVTNTNWQAYSGENTLSYLTQMLGLGVQNFVSAATGLGVLLAIARGIANKQNSNLGNFWVDLTRGTIHLLLPLSVILAIVLMGQGVIQNFHSYDHVKTVEGYEQVIPQGPAASQIAIKQLGSNGGGFFGVNSAHPFENPTPLTNFLELIAILAIAAGCTYLFGLMVGSRRQGWVLFGVMMALMTALLATSLWSEYRFGTMEGKETRLGMTNTVIWSVFTTAASNGSVNGMISSMSPLSGGISMLNIMLGEVVFGGVGAGMYGILLYVILTVFLAGLMVGRTPEYLGKKIEAREITWVMVGVLAPCATILLGSAVSVVSSLGLAGLGHQGPHGLSEILYAYSSAAGNNGSAFGSLSVNTVFYNLMLGFSMLIGRFAIIVPVLIVAGSLSAKKIAPPSSGTFKTDSLLFGGLLAGVILIVGALTFFPALSLGPILEHLLMVTQG; translated from the coding sequence ATGGCATTTGCTGGTGTGGATCTTGTTCAAGTGATTGCGGCTTTGATGGCTGTGATTTTTATGACCCCGTTGTTGGGTACTTATATGTTCAAAATATTTAGCGGGCAGCGAAATGTTTTGATTTCTATTTTACGACCCCTTGAAAAAGCCGTTTATAAGGTTTCTGGTGTTCAAGAGTCGGGTGAAATGAATTGGAAAGAGTATGCGAAAACTCTGCTGATTTTTAATTTCATTGGGCTCGTGTTTTTGATGCTATTGCAGATGGTGCAGGCGCATTTGCCATTGAATCCGGAAAAGCTGGGGAATGTTTCGTGGCATTTGGCTTTTAATACAGCAGTGAGTTTTGTGACGAATACAAACTGGCAGGCGTACTCTGGAGAAAACACTTTAAGTTATCTTACGCAAATGCTTGGTCTTGGGGTGCAAAACTTTGTTAGTGCGGCGACCGGGCTGGGTGTTTTGCTGGCGATTGCTCGTGGTATTGCTAATAAGCAAAATTCTAATCTTGGAAATTTCTGGGTGGATTTAACTCGCGGGACAATTCATTTGCTTTTGCCGTTATCGGTTATTTTAGCAATTGTGTTGATGGGCCAGGGAGTGATTCAGAACTTTCATTCATACGACCATGTGAAAACAGTGGAAGGTTATGAGCAGGTGATTCCTCAAGGACCGGCGGCTTCTCAAATTGCGATTAAGCAGTTGGGATCTAATGGTGGTGGATTTTTTGGAGTGAACAGTGCTCATCCATTTGAAAACCCCACTCCTCTGACCAACTTTTTGGAACTGATTGCGATCCTGGCGATTGCTGCAGGTTGCACGTATTTGTTTGGTTTAATGGTGGGGTCTCGTCGGCAGGGATGGGTGCTATTTGGAGTGATGATGGCTCTGATGACCGCGTTGCTGGCGACATCTTTATGGTCTGAATATCGCTTTGGAACTATGGAAGGAAAAGAGACTCGCTTGGGAATGACCAATACAGTAATTTGGTCGGTCTTTACCACGGCGGCTTCCAATGGTTCGGTGAATGGAATGATTTCAAGTATGTCTCCACTGTCTGGTGGGATTTCTATGCTGAATATTATGCTCGGCGAAGTGGTCTTTGGTGGTGTGGGTGCCGGCATGTATGGAATTCTTTTGTATGTCATTCTGACGGTTTTCTTAGCGGGACTCATGGTGGGGCGTACTCCCGAATACCTGGGTAAAAAAATTGAAGCTCGTGAAATTACTTGGGTGATGGTCGGAGTTCTGGCTCCTTGTGCGACGATTCTTTTAGGGTCGGCGGTCTCGGTTGTCAGTTCTCTGGGACTTGCGGGTTTAGGTCACCAGGGTCCCCACGGATTGAGCGAAATCTTGTATGCGTATTCCTCGGCGGCGGGTAATAACGGCTCGGCATTTGGCAGTCTTAGTGTGAATACGGTTTTCTATAACTTGATGTTGGGTTTTTCCATGTTGATTGGACGTTTTGCGATCATCGTCCCGGTCTTGATTGTTGCTGGCAGTTTAAGTGCTAAGAAAATCGCACCACCGTCTTCTGGAACTTTTAAAACGGATTCGTTGCTATTCGGAGGACTGTTGGCGGGCGTGATTTTAATTGTGGGTGCGCTGACATTTTTCCCGGCTCTTTCTTTAGGGCCTATTTTAGAACATCTTTTGATGGTCACTCAAGGTTAG
- a CDS encoding sensor histidine kinase KdpD: MNDDYRPDPDRILDGIKKAEESTYRGHLRIFFGMCPGVGKTYAMLEAAQEQFRQRVDIVVGVVETHGRKETEGLLLGLEVLPRKKIKYKDSVLEEMDIDAILKRKPEIVLVDELAHTNAPGSRHQKRYQDVLELLDAGIHVYTTVNVQHIESRADLVQQITGVRVFERVPDSVVDQAQQIELVDISAQNLRKRLKEGKVYHGDRAAKAGENFFKETHLLALRELALRYTAEKVDQDLQDQMVVQRVSGPWNTQERLLVAIGYSPYSARLIRATRRMAYSLEAPWLALYVDTGEQLSADDQAMLNKNLALARELGAEVVAVRDANIVEAIHRISNERNVTQIIMGRPVGRWWDFIFRRGSLLDQLVQRASLVDIHIIRQEEQKNKKKFRWAPPALYAPGTSYWNAFWFVGGITFISELLNPYIGYRAVGFIFLLAILLMGFVSTLGPILFAASISVLVWNFLFIPPLFTFHITAAEDVMMCFAYLFVAMMGGFLTAKIRRRDRDLLQRDQYNRALLELVQDMSTAVTPTEVAYSAAKNLEKVLNGKIKILFSTQEGTLERRPYNSAKLDDKDLALALWSFDNRKKAGWKTETLTESRCLSVPLKGKNSLEGVMLFYPRVQNPLSLEQDNLIETVALQLGASLERLKLQSTLQDVKLLETSEKLHQALLNSVSHELRTPLTAIIGSASALRDAKLSAENRVREDLVDSVIQSSRRLDQVVENLLDMSRLNSGVLTPKKVWVDFVDFCSELTQRMKATVVGHHLQFQSSEEQCLLQIDEKLLEHAISNLILNAAKYSKADSNIILKLQHEGRKVILSVSDEGSGIPLEQLEKIFEPFHRVPGTAAGGVGLGLAIVKAFVEAHGGQVYAENRVDRSGAEFVIQLPYENPPAILTSEGR; encoded by the coding sequence ATGAATGATGACTACCGTCCCGATCCGGATCGTATACTTGATGGTATAAAAAAAGCGGAGGAGTCCACATATCGTGGGCACCTGCGCATTTTTTTTGGGATGTGTCCTGGGGTTGGTAAAACCTATGCAATGCTTGAGGCCGCACAAGAGCAATTCCGTCAGCGTGTGGATATTGTTGTTGGTGTGGTTGAAACACACGGTCGTAAAGAAACTGAAGGACTGCTGCTAGGTCTGGAAGTGTTGCCTCGTAAAAAAATTAAATACAAAGATTCTGTTCTTGAAGAAATGGATATTGATGCCATTTTAAAACGTAAACCGGAGATCGTGTTAGTCGACGAGTTGGCGCATACCAATGCTCCAGGTTCTCGCCATCAAAAAAGATATCAGGATGTCTTGGAACTTTTAGATGCAGGGATTCATGTTTATACAACGGTGAATGTTCAGCATATTGAAAGTCGCGCGGATCTGGTGCAACAAATTACCGGCGTTCGCGTTTTTGAAAGAGTTCCCGATTCCGTCGTGGATCAGGCTCAACAAATTGAATTGGTTGATATCAGTGCGCAGAATTTGCGTAAGCGTTTAAAAGAAGGCAAGGTCTATCACGGGGATCGCGCAGCGAAAGCAGGAGAGAACTTTTTTAAGGAAACTCATTTGCTGGCTCTGAGAGAGCTAGCCCTTCGTTATACCGCCGAGAAGGTAGATCAAGACCTTCAAGATCAAATGGTTGTACAAAGAGTAAGCGGGCCTTGGAACACCCAAGAGCGTCTTTTGGTAGCTATAGGATACAGTCCCTATTCAGCGCGCCTGATACGTGCTACTCGAAGGATGGCTTACAGTTTGGAGGCTCCTTGGTTGGCCTTGTACGTGGATACAGGTGAGCAACTTTCAGCTGATGACCAGGCCATGCTCAACAAGAATTTGGCTCTTGCTCGAGAGTTGGGTGCGGAAGTCGTAGCGGTCCGTGATGCTAATATCGTGGAAGCCATCCATCGGATCTCTAATGAAAGAAATGTTACGCAAATTATCATGGGTCGCCCCGTGGGGCGCTGGTGGGATTTCATATTCCGCCGAGGATCTTTGTTAGATCAACTGGTGCAAAGAGCCAGTCTGGTCGATATCCATATCATTCGTCAGGAAGAGCAAAAGAATAAGAAAAAGTTTCGTTGGGCCCCACCAGCATTGTATGCCCCAGGGACGTCTTACTGGAATGCATTTTGGTTTGTAGGTGGGATTACATTTATTAGTGAATTGCTGAATCCTTATATAGGATATCGAGCGGTGGGCTTTATATTCTTATTGGCGATTTTATTGATGGGATTCGTTAGTACGTTGGGGCCGATCTTATTTGCCGCAAGTATAAGTGTTCTTGTTTGGAATTTCTTATTTATTCCACCGTTATTTACTTTTCACATCACCGCTGCGGAAGATGTGATGATGTGCTTTGCTTATCTTTTTGTTGCCATGATGGGTGGTTTTTTAACTGCTAAGATTCGTCGTCGTGATCGCGATTTGTTGCAAAGAGACCAATACAATCGGGCTCTTTTGGAGTTGGTTCAGGATATGTCCACGGCGGTGACTCCTACGGAAGTAGCCTACTCTGCAGCGAAAAATCTGGAGAAAGTTTTAAATGGAAAAATTAAAATTTTATTCTCCACTCAGGAAGGCACATTGGAGCGTCGTCCTTATAATTCCGCCAAGTTAGACGACAAAGACCTGGCTTTGGCGCTTTGGTCTTTTGACAATCGCAAGAAGGCAGGATGGAAGACGGAGACGCTGACAGAGTCTCGCTGTTTGAGCGTGCCGTTAAAAGGTAAAAACAGTCTTGAAGGTGTGATGTTGTTCTATCCTCGAGTTCAGAATCCCTTGTCATTGGAGCAGGACAATCTGATTGAAACGGTCGCTTTGCAGTTAGGAGCGTCTTTAGAGCGTCTGAAATTGCAGAGTACACTTCAGGATGTGAAGTTACTTGAAACCTCTGAAAAGTTACATCAGGCGCTTTTGAATTCTGTTTCCCATGAATTGCGCACCCCACTGACAGCCATCATCGGATCTGCCTCGGCTTTAAGGGATGCAAAATTGAGTGCTGAAAACAGAGTGAGAGAAGACTTGGTTGACTCTGTCATTCAATCTTCGCGAAGACTGGATCAAGTTGTTGAGAATTTGTTAGATATGTCACGATTGAATTCGGGGGTTTTGACGCCTAAAAAAGTTTGGGTGGATTTCGTGGATTTCTGCTCGGAATTAACTCAAAGAATGAAAGCCACTGTCGTTGGTCATCATTTGCAGTTCCAATCATCTGAAGAACAGTGTCTGCTGCAGATCGATGAAAAATTGCTGGAACATGCGATTTCCAATTTAATACTGAATGCCGCTAAGTACTCCAAGGCAGATTCAAATATTATTTTGAAACTTCAACATGAGGGACGAAAAGTCATCTTGAGTGTTTCAGATGAAGGAAGTGGAATTCCTTTGGAACAGTTGGAAAAAATATTCGAGCCATTTCACCGTGTGCCGGGAACGGCCGCTGGTGGAGTCGGTTTGGGATTGGCGATTGTAAAAGCTTTTGTTGAAGCTCATGGTGGACAAGTTTATGCTGAAAACCGTGTGGATCGAAGTGGGGCTGAATTCGTTATTCAGCTTCCTTATGAAAATCCTCCTGCTATTTTAACTTCAGAGGGGCGTTAA
- the kdpB gene encoding potassium-transporting ATPase subunit KdpB has product MKNSFLDKKLLIEAVKASFVKLDPRVQWGNPVMFVTWVGAVVVTVIVASLITRGQAFSFEMQIALWLWFTVLFANFSEALAEGRGKAQAESLKKTKAHSVARKLVNGKEISLAAADLRSGDIVVCEAGDVIPGDGEVIEGIATVDESAITGESAPVIRESGGDRSAVTGGTRVISDRILIRITADPGQSFLDRMINLVEGASRQKTPNEIALSILLIALTVVFVLAVSTLKFFAEFSAAAAHQDLSGVVTFTVLIALLVCLIPTTIGGLLSAIGISGMDRMIRKNVIAKSGRAVEAAGDIDVLMLDKTGTITLGNRMASEFIPVPGIKDEALAEVAQLASLSDETPEGRSIVVLAKHKFSLRAKSLEPHMAEFVPFTAQTRMSGVNLNNPNGIVMIRKGAGDAIQKHIESLGGNYPLAAREIVERVAKQGGTPLVVSEGNRVLGVVYLKDIVKGGIKERFAELRKMGIRTVMVTGDNPLTAAAIAAEAGVDDYIAQATPEMKLARIREEQGRGHLVAMTGDGTNDAPALAQADVGVAMNTGTQAAREAGNMVDLDSNPTKLIEIVETGKQLLMTRGALTTFSVANDVAKYFAIIPAMFATLYATQTMKGPLAHLNIMGLHSPQSAVLSAVIFNALIIVFLIPLALRGVEYKPMGANVILRKNIINYGLGGLIVPFVGIKLIDLLIVAIGVVS; this is encoded by the coding sequence ATGAAAAATTCCTTTTTAGATAAGAAACTTTTAATTGAGGCCGTAAAAGCAAGTTTTGTGAAGTTAGATCCACGGGTTCAGTGGGGAAACCCTGTGATGTTTGTTACGTGGGTGGGCGCAGTCGTGGTGACGGTGATTGTAGCGTCTTTGATTACCCGTGGGCAGGCATTTTCCTTTGAGATGCAAATTGCTCTGTGGTTATGGTTTACGGTTTTGTTCGCAAACTTTTCAGAGGCGTTAGCTGAAGGACGTGGGAAGGCGCAGGCTGAGAGTTTGAAGAAAACAAAAGCTCACAGTGTCGCTCGTAAGCTTGTAAACGGAAAAGAAATTAGTTTGGCAGCGGCTGACCTTCGCTCTGGTGATATCGTGGTTTGTGAAGCGGGTGATGTTATTCCGGGTGATGGAGAGGTGATTGAAGGGATTGCGACTGTGGATGAGTCCGCGATCACAGGAGAGTCGGCTCCCGTTATTCGTGAAAGTGGTGGTGATCGCAGTGCGGTGACTGGGGGAACGCGAGTGATTAGTGATCGCATCCTTATTCGCATCACCGCAGATCCTGGTCAAAGCTTCTTGGATCGAATGATTAATCTGGTTGAGGGTGCCAGTCGTCAGAAGACTCCTAATGAAATTGCACTCAGCATTCTTCTTATCGCACTGACTGTGGTATTCGTTCTTGCGGTATCGACGCTGAAATTCTTTGCTGAGTTTTCAGCAGCTGCGGCCCACCAGGATCTTTCAGGAGTGGTGACGTTTACCGTATTGATTGCACTTTTAGTTTGTTTGATCCCGACAACGATTGGTGGATTGTTGAGTGCAATCGGCATTAGTGGCATGGATCGAATGATTCGAAAAAATGTGATTGCAAAGAGTGGTCGTGCGGTTGAAGCCGCTGGAGATATAGATGTCTTGATGCTGGATAAAACAGGCACAATCACACTTGGAAATCGCATGGCCAGTGAGTTTATTCCCGTTCCCGGCATTAAAGATGAAGCATTGGCAGAAGTTGCGCAATTGGCATCGTTGAGTGATGAAACACCTGAAGGACGTTCGATTGTAGTGCTTGCGAAACATAAGTTTTCTTTGCGCGCAAAATCATTGGAACCCCATATGGCAGAGTTTGTTCCGTTTACAGCACAGACAAGAATGAGTGGGGTTAATTTAAACAATCCAAATGGTATTGTGATGATTCGCAAAGGTGCAGGAGACGCGATTCAAAAACATATCGAGTCTCTGGGTGGAAACTATCCTTTGGCAGCGCGAGAAATTGTCGAGCGCGTTGCTAAACAAGGTGGCACTCCGTTGGTTGTTTCAGAGGGAAATAGAGTCCTTGGCGTGGTTTATCTTAAAGACATTGTTAAGGGCGGAATCAAAGAGCGTTTTGCAGAGCTTCGCAAAATGGGGATTCGCACAGTGATGGTCACAGGGGACAATCCTTTAACTGCGGCGGCGATCGCTGCGGAAGCCGGAGTGGATGACTATATCGCTCAAGCAACTCCGGAAATGAAGCTAGCCCGCATTCGAGAAGAGCAAGGACGCGGCCATCTGGTTGCGATGACTGGAGATGGAACGAATGATGCTCCTGCCTTAGCACAGGCTGACGTGGGCGTGGCGATGAACACAGGAACTCAGGCAGCAAGGGAAGCTGGTAATATGGTCGATTTGGATTCTAATCCAACCAAATTGATTGAGATTGTTGAAACAGGAAAACAGCTTTTGATGACTCGTGGAGCGCTAACGACGTTCAGCGTGGCTAATGACGTTGCAAAATATTTTGCAATCATTCCTGCAATGTTTGCGACTCTGTATGCGACACAGACGATGAAAGGTCCTTTGGCACATTTGAATATTATGGGACTGCATTCCCCGCAAAGTGCGGTTTTAAGTGCAGTGATTTTCAATGCATTGATTATCGTATTTCTAATTCCTTTGGCACTTCGAGGTGTGGAATACAAGCCGATGGGTGCCAATGTCATCCTGAGAAAAAATATTATCAATTATGGATTGGGTGGTTTGATTGTGCCTTTTGTGGGAATCAAACTCATTGATCTTTTGATTGTGGCGATAGGAGTTGTGTCATGA
- a CDS encoding multidrug efflux SMR transporter codes for MPYAYLAAAIVFEILGTIGMKYADGFTRLIPSVLMVLCFAISFFCITFALKTLPVSLVYAIWAGVGTAIMAVVGLVMFNEPLPIQKVVATSLIILGVVMLNFSGQQAGEQVAAETEAKEMKRVPSTSVVNPASVEMPGRTVLVNRNSG; via the coding sequence ATGCCATATGCATATCTTGCGGCGGCAATTGTATTCGAGATCTTGGGGACTATCGGTATGAAATACGCGGACGGCTTTACTCGGCTGATTCCGTCGGTATTAATGGTTCTCTGTTTTGCTATTTCTTTCTTCTGTATTACTTTCGCTTTGAAAACACTTCCAGTTAGTCTCGTCTATGCGATTTGGGCTGGGGTTGGAACTGCAATCATGGCAGTTGTGGGCCTTGTGATGTTCAATGAACCACTTCCTATTCAAAAAGTAGTGGCGACATCTCTTATCATTCTAGGTGTGGTGATGTTGAACTTCTCGGGTCAGCAAGCTGGTGAACAAGTTGCTGCTGAAACTGAGGCTAAAGAAATGAAACGTGTTCCTTCAACGTCAGTCGTAAATCCGGCCTCTGTGGAGATGCCAGGTAGAACGGTTCTCGTGAATCGGAATTCTGGTTAA
- a CDS encoding NADPH-dependent FMN reductase, producing MKILCFAPVLRKGSFNKKLIRIAKSFAEEFPGAEVELCEFNEFPMPIYDGDLEIEQGIPEAVNKFAKKITAADAIIISSPEYNGSIPGPFKNAIDWLSRLKPVPLEAKQILLIGASISQFAAIKGNFHSRVPLHVLKSFVYPDYFGVAFAETAFDKDDQLKDEKQSDRLRKLILSFLQYASRTETPFDRLGEFFEEQKHSHNEKHPH from the coding sequence ATGAAGATACTTTGCTTCGCACCCGTGTTGAGAAAAGGCTCCTTCAATAAAAAACTAATCCGCATCGCCAAATCCTTCGCCGAAGAATTTCCAGGAGCAGAAGTCGAACTCTGCGAATTCAATGAATTCCCCATGCCCATCTACGACGGCGACCTCGAAATAGAACAAGGAATCCCAGAAGCCGTAAATAAATTCGCCAAGAAAATCACTGCTGCCGACGCCATCATTATTTCCTCACCCGAGTACAACGGTAGTATCCCAGGACCGTTTAAAAACGCCATAGACTGGCTCTCAAGGCTGAAACCTGTTCCACTCGAAGCAAAGCAAATCCTGCTGATCGGGGCGTCTATAAGCCAATTTGCGGCGATTAAAGGAAACTTCCACAGCCGAGTGCCCTTGCATGTCTTAAAATCATTCGTATACCCCGACTATTTCGGCGTAGCCTTCGCCGAAACCGCCTTCGACAAAGATGATCAACTAAAAGATGAAAAACAAAGCGATCGCCTCAGAAAACTCATATTAAGTTTTCTGCAATACGCCTCAAGAACAGAAACACCATTCGACCGCCTGGGAGAATTCTTCGAAGAACAAAAACACAGCCACAACGAAAAGCACCCACATTGA
- a CDS encoding HD domain-containing phosphohydrolase yields the protein MSRVQKLISEHKFTFRHVLAMDDLKARPFELQRALTIVVAQEESEHIGAFTERILGLVEKFPLSTIFTLTHEAPEKNKFSGSKFSRVLLITPFDFFQNFKFEYMLLLKCRAQFFDILPSDLFSMTTLPFTVFVRMPINQRIMGVAFRGAVLSDSKYQKMLTKGGFLVHGRETPAYVEYINTYFDRSGMSLRKRMRAVFLSIAAVWVELSEVIIFEFKTASDEEIVALYNQLEQLAQQMIDVFKSEENLWDALCEVLENDLFDKWRSPWVASYAAYISVKASLGNPVDVLLAGIFCDVGLLDIPDATYQKFLKAGESQLDPQQTDEYRKHPMMSLNRCLFKKVPVSESVKAIMVCVHERADEKGYPSQTPFEMVPVESSLIRFGEMIDFGVRTTMAEQSIGFRYLRDKIWQEAKEKPGNFSKDFLEQISESMK from the coding sequence TTGTCTCGTGTTCAGAAGCTTATATCTGAGCATAAGTTTACATTTAGACATGTTTTGGCTATGGATGATCTTAAGGCTCGTCCCTTTGAATTGCAAAGAGCTTTGACTATTGTGGTTGCACAAGAAGAGTCGGAGCATATCGGTGCGTTTACGGAAAGAATTCTCGGGTTGGTTGAGAAATTTCCTCTTTCTACGATTTTTACACTGACCCATGAAGCCCCTGAGAAAAATAAATTCTCTGGTTCAAAGTTTTCGCGGGTGCTTTTGATAACGCCTTTTGATTTCTTTCAGAACTTCAAATTTGAATACATGCTGTTGTTGAAGTGCCGGGCGCAGTTTTTTGATATTTTACCTTCAGATTTATTCTCTATGACCACTCTGCCATTTACGGTTTTTGTGCGCATGCCTATTAACCAAAGAATCATGGGTGTTGCATTCCGGGGAGCTGTGCTGTCGGATTCTAAATATCAGAAAATGCTTACGAAGGGTGGTTTTTTAGTTCATGGGCGCGAAACCCCTGCCTATGTTGAGTACATCAACACTTATTTTGATCGTTCAGGGATGTCGCTCAGAAAGAGAATGCGCGCTGTTTTTCTGTCTATTGCCGCAGTATGGGTTGAGTTAAGTGAAGTTATTATTTTTGAATTTAAGACAGCTTCGGACGAAGAGATCGTCGCACTCTATAACCAGTTGGAGCAGTTGGCTCAGCAAATGATCGATGTCTTTAAGAGTGAAGAGAATCTGTGGGATGCTTTGTGTGAAGTTTTAGAGAATGATCTGTTTGATAAGTGGCGCAGCCCCTGGGTGGCATCCTATGCCGCTTATATTTCGGTGAAGGCTAGTTTAGGAAATCCAGTGGATGTTCTGCTGGCGGGGATATTTTGTGATGTGGGGCTTTTGGATATTCCAGATGCAACCTATCAGAAGTTTTTGAAAGCGGGGGAGTCACAGTTGGACCCTCAGCAAACTGATGAGTATCGAAAGCATCCGATGATGTCTTTGAATCGTTGTCTATTCAAAAAAGTTCCTGTGAGTGAATCTGTTAAGGCGATCATGGTTTGCGTCCATGAGCGTGCGGATGAAAAAGGATATCCGAGTCAGACGCCTTTTGAGATGGTTCCGGTGGAATCCTCTTTGATCCGATTTGGTGAAATGATTGATTTTGGAGTGCGTACGACTATGGCTGAACAATCGATCGGCTTCCGTTATCTTCGAGACAAAATATGGCAAGAAGCCAAGGAAAAGCCCGGTAATTTTTCAAAAGACTTCCTTGAACAGATTTCTGAGAGCATGAAGTAA
- a CDS encoding response regulator has product MKDLRRVLVIDDEAPIRKLLRVTLEGNSYHVIEAHNAQQGISMAASERPELILLDLGLPDKNGLEVLREVREWSQVPIVVLTVQDSDEDKIAALDGGADDYVTKPFSVPELLVRMRVALRHSVGAPEKTEFKSGPLVVDIPGHVVKVSGQEIKLTATEFNIVKVLMKHKGKVVTHRMLLNEIWGPNSVEHTHYLRVYVGAVRKKIKLDEATPELISTEAGVGYRLLDLD; this is encoded by the coding sequence ATGAAGGATCTGCGTCGAGTTCTGGTTATTGATGATGAGGCACCGATCAGAAAGCTTTTGCGAGTCACTCTTGAAGGCAATTCTTATCATGTTATTGAAGCCCACAATGCTCAACAGGGTATTTCAATGGCAGCTTCGGAAAGACCGGAGTTGATTCTTTTAGACCTGGGGCTTCCCGATAAAAATGGCTTGGAAGTTTTGCGCGAAGTCCGCGAATGGTCCCAAGTTCCTATTGTGGTTCTCACTGTACAAGATTCTGATGAAGATAAAATTGCAGCCTTAGACGGTGGGGCTGATGATTACGTCACCAAACCCTTTAGCGTTCCTGAGCTTTTGGTTCGTATGCGTGTGGCTCTTCGTCATTCCGTTGGTGCTCCAGAAAAGACTGAATTTAAGAGTGGTCCCTTGGTTGTAGATATTCCCGGACACGTTGTTAAAGTTTCAGGTCAGGAAATCAAACTGACTGCGACTGAATTCAATATTGTGAAAGTCCTGATGAAGCATAAAGGGAAAGTGGTCACGCATCGAATGCTTTTAAATGAAATCTGGGGACCCAATTCCGTGGAGCATACTCACTATTTACGCGTGTATGTCGGGGCTGTTCGAAAAAAGATCAAGCTGGATGAGGCAACGCCTGAGCTGATTAGCACGGAAGCCGGAGTGGGTTACCGGCTTCTTGATTTGGATTAA